One stretch of Urocitellus parryii isolate mUroPar1 chromosome 12, mUroPar1.hap1, whole genome shotgun sequence DNA includes these proteins:
- the LOC144249577 gene encoding uncharacterized protein C2orf78-like: MHSLVSPILTSSGVVSTSFVPTIDETSSLTMSENFQNSSLHGNADSLQLSLPVVTNAASLTGSVCNFSRASVPAATSAWLLPSTCGTPFQPLMGSAYLYQHASTAMVSGVTGQNQTPMAPAPYPSISEWYIPGSAEKSSSSFRDFNLTVTDQNTADSSLSMTSQYDKTSEANVMIPGYPLLSGRLVQVTLPQIPNQGHCLSLRHQEGSQVYYYDQSSLGTLLSGEYWPCLQSYDSVPYAGISPTAPQPEMVTVLKEVQPTNALPSVPTPVTYYSVSTQSIEGTNFQGMETSLGMEASLGLQPPSQTFCLPQPPEFSYICNNRKSQIIEKNSQTELGDISTITPVQSSTDFLALPPNQSQKQTEIKNLCEINTMLTEPLEAYQIAMENQDPPLLPLDIPEIHQLLASVGPLDQEEKPHSENTLLERNSLSREDQGTLENGIEFSSCFGDLTALLGDIQLPELFDSLKDLDQPESPTITNSNDTRSIMVNQGQEITSALKGPSDPVRNKKHKASESPHGTPQAKMQLRDLEGALGGEVAHRDTDSSRANVHTAKHSNSKAQEAASSRNSKAKGHGQEKTKRTREKNSKKAEERKHPGNRVQEEEKPTVSKLKRKRNQPELCQESFKKPRSCLGMHMVESVQVFHALGKKNDKKTGLSSSRALGNSGSTQDPRPCPAMKPWLVVKGPEKSQVKAQNPDISAEGEGPAPSIYEPPPPGKVKLVPLPFLTQEKPPPPPVINRRPQSLASRRPTGSYPAQPGPASSAQPMAVSTSQPATANPSWICPAKPAHPVLTHAIQSCVSASTQPSVPWSAASGPAPYKTSSCTSLHWQPIPRVGTKPQSQLPKPQNQYLLQDFALQPIPWSKPNVAGQVVSTPITKQQRPEREAMKKKAQQERENAAKYTALGRVQCFIEREREMEISCYYGYTM; encoded by the exons AAAATTTCCAGAATTCTTCTTTACATGGAAATGCTGATTCTCTgcagctctctcttcctgtggtgaCCAATGCAGCTTCCCTGACAGGAAGTGTCTGCAACTTCTCCAGAGCCTCTGTTCCAGCTGCCACTTCAGCATGGTTACTGCCCTCAACCTGTGGCACCCCCTTCCAGCCACTCATGGGCAGTGCCTACCTTTATCAACATGCTAGCACAGCCATGGTGTCTGGGGTTACTGGCCAGAACCAGACTCCCATGGCACCTGCCCCCTATCCAAGTATCTCTGAGTGGTATATCCCAGGAAGTGCTGAAAAGAGCTCATCTTCATTCAGGGACTTTAATCTGACTGTCACTGACCAGAATACAGCAGATTCTTCCCTATCTATGACATCCCAGTATGACAAAACTTCCGAAGCCAATGTCATGATCCCTGGGTATCCACTACTATCTGGTAGGCTCGTCCAGGTGACACTACCTCAGATTCCAAATCAAGGACATTGCCTCTCTCTACGCCACCAAGAAGGAAGCCAGGTCTACTACTATGATCAAAGCTCTCTGGGGACTCTGCTCTCTGGAGAATATTGGCCCTGCCTGCAATCCTATGACTCTGTGCCATATGCAGGAATAAGTCCCACTGCCCCTCAACCAGAAATGGTGACAGTGCTGAAGGAAGTTCAGCCCACAAATGCCCTACCATCAGTCCCTACACCTGTGACCTACTACTCTGTGTCCACTCAGAGTATAGAAGGAACAAATTTTCAAG GGATGGAAACTTCCCTAGGGATGGAGGCTTCCTTGGGATTGCAACCTCCAAGTCAGACATTTTGTCTGCCACAGCCTCCAGAATTCTCATACATCTGCAATAACAGAAAAAGCCAAATAATTGAGAAAAACTCACAAACTGAACTTGGGGACATTTCCACAATCACTCCAGTCCAGAGTTCCACTGATTTCTTGGCATTGCCCCCAAATCAAAGCCAGAAACAAACAGAGATTAAGAATTTGTGTGAGATTAACACCATGCTCACAGAGCCGCTGGAGGCCTACCAAATTGCCATGGAGAACCAGGATCCTCCACTACTCCCTTTAGACATCCCTGAAATCCACCAGCTTCTGGCCTCCGTTGGTCCTCTGGACCAAGAGGAGAAGCCACATTCTGAAAATACCCTTCTAGAAAGGAATAGCCTGAGTCGTGAAGACCAAGGCACACTTGAAAATGGGATTGAATTTAGCAGTTGTTTTGGAGACCTCACTGCACTGCTGGGGGATATTCAACTTCCTGAGCTTTTCGATTCCTTGAAAGACCTTGACCAACCTGAAAGTCCCACAATAACAAATTCCAATGACACCAGATCCATCATGGTGAATCAGGGGCAGGAAATCACAAGTGCCTTAAAGGGTCCTAGTGATCCAGTGAGGAACAAAAAACATAAAGCCTCAGAGTCTCCTCATGGAACTCCTCAGGCCAAAATGCAGCTAAGGGACCTAGAGGGTGCATTAGGAGGAGAAGTTGCTCACAGGGATACAGACAGCAGTAGGGCCAATGTGCACACAGCCAAGCACTCTAACAGCAAAGCTCAGGAAGCTGCATCCAGCAGAAACAGCAAGGCTAAGGGCCATGGGCAGGAAAAGACCAAGAGAAccagggaaaaaaattccaagaaagcCGAGGAGAGGAAGCATCCAGGCAACAGAGTCCAGGAGGAAGAGAAGCCAACTGTGTCCAAACTAAAGCGGAAGAGGAACCAACCTGAGCTTTGTCAAGAGTCCTTTAAAAAGCCTCGGAGCTGTCTCGGCATGCACATGGTGGAGTCGGTGCAGGTTTTCCATGCACTGGGGAAGAAGAATGAT aagaaaactgggctCTCTTCCTCCCGGGCCCTGGGAAACTCAGGCAGTACCCAAGACCCCCGTCCATGCCCAGCTATGAAACCATGGCTGGTGGTTAAGGGTCCTGAGAAATCACAAGTCAAAGCCCAGAATCCAGATATCAGTGCTGAAGGAGAGGGTCCCGCTCCATCCATTTATGAGCCTCCACCACCTGGGAAGGTCAAATTGGTACCTTTGCCTTTTCTGACCCAGGAGAAACCTCCACCTCCACCCGTAATCAATAGGAGGCCACAGTCTCTGGCCTCACGGAGACCCACTGGGTCTtaccctgcccagcctggccctgctaGCTCAGCTCAACCCATGGCAGTCAGCACATCCCAACCAGCTACTGCCAACCCATCTTGGATTTGTCCTGCCAAGCCAGCTCACCCCGTTTTGACTCATGCCATTCAGTCATGTGTGAGCGCTTCTACCCAGCCTAGTGTCCCTTGGTCTGCTGCTTCTGGGCCTGCACCCTACAAAACATCATCTTGTACTTCTCTTCATTGGCAACCCATTCCCAGGGTTGGGACCAAGCCCCAGTCACAACTGCCCAAGCCTCAAAACCAATATCTCCTCCAAGACTTTGCCTTACAACCAATTCCATGGAGTAAACCCAATGTTGCTGGGCAAGTAGTATCAACTCCCATCACCAAACAGCAGAGGCCAGAGAGGGAAGCCATGAAGAAGAAGGCTCAACAAGAGCGTGAGAATGCTGCCAAGTACACTGCTTTGGGGAGAGTGCAGTGTTTcattgagagggaaagagagatggagattTCTTGCTACTATGGCTACACAATGTAA